The Pseudanabaena galeata CCNP1313 genome includes a region encoding these proteins:
- a CDS encoding YtxH domain-containing protein — MSNGAGKFFGGLMVGTAIGAAVGILFAPRSGKETRQVLKRSAQDLPQLAEELGSNVQYQADRFTEQAQRTIDEALVRLQEAIATGQEASRRLQEELALTMGGSSASNSLIEDESSIVDEE, encoded by the coding sequence ATGTCAAACGGCGCAGGTAAGTTTTTTGGTGGATTAATGGTAGGTACAGCGATTGGTGCAGCAGTAGGTATTCTGTTCGCGCCGCGATCGGGCAAAGAAACTCGTCAAGTTTTGAAGCGATCGGCTCAAGATCTACCCCAACTAGCCGAAGAATTAGGTTCTAATGTACAGTATCAAGCGGATCGCTTTACTGAGCAAGCGCAACGTACTATCGACGAAGCACTAGTCCGCTTACAGGAAGCGATCGCTACAGGACAAGAGGCTAGTCGTAGGCTCCAAGAGGAATTAGCACTCACAATGGGTGGTTCTTCAGCAAGTAATTCACTCATTGAAGATGAAAGCTCTATTGTCGATGAAGAATAA
- a CDS encoding Calvin cycle protein CP12 — protein sequence MSNIKEKILEEVQQARETCEVSGTGSKECAAAWDAVEELQAESSHQKQSKGKNSLEVYCDDNPDAAECRLYED from the coding sequence ATGAGCAATATTAAAGAGAAAATCCTAGAAGAAGTACAGCAAGCCAGAGAGACCTGCGAAGTTAGCGGTACTGGTTCCAAAGAATGTGCAGCTGCATGGGATGCAGTTGAAGAACTCCAAGCTGAGTCGTCACATCAAAAGCAATCAAAGGGTAAAAATTCCCTCGAAGTTTATTGTGACGATAATCCTGATGCTGCTGAGTGTCGCCTTTACGAAGATTAA
- a CDS encoding 4-hydroxybenzoate solanesyltransferase, with the protein MTTSLTNNESTFQKIVRLLRWHKPAGRLILMLPALWATVAAAKTQHQLPPLDLLGVVILGSLATSAAGCVINDLWDRDIDPQVDRTKTRPLAERSLSIQVGIAVLLVAGLCAFLLSTYLNPLSFGLCFAAVPVIAIYPACKRFFPVPQLVLSIAWGFAVLIPWSAVTGGLDRYAWELWTAVIAWTMGFDTIYAMSDRTDDLKVGVKSSALFFGRYVTFAISIFLAIALGCLIWLGWEIQLGYAHYFACLTAGVIWIWQCNRLSQTEIPSELYQKAFGQNVWIGFIILAGMLPSALSIG; encoded by the coding sequence ATGACCACGAGCCTCACTAACAACGAATCAACATTTCAAAAGATCGTGCGTCTTTTGCGTTGGCACAAACCCGCAGGAAGATTAATTTTGATGTTGCCTGCACTGTGGGCAACAGTAGCAGCAGCCAAAACTCAACACCAATTACCACCCCTTGATTTATTGGGTGTAGTGATTCTTGGCAGTTTAGCGACCAGTGCCGCAGGCTGTGTGATTAATGATCTCTGGGATCGCGATATTGATCCACAAGTCGATCGCACTAAAACCCGTCCTCTAGCCGAACGCTCTCTGTCAATCCAAGTAGGAATTGCAGTTTTACTAGTTGCGGGACTATGTGCGTTTTTATTGTCAACCTACCTCAATCCCCTAAGCTTTGGGCTGTGCTTTGCCGCCGTACCTGTAATTGCTATTTATCCTGCTTGCAAGCGCTTTTTCCCAGTACCACAACTGGTTTTATCGATCGCTTGGGGTTTTGCGGTACTAATTCCTTGGAGTGCAGTTACTGGTGGGCTTGATCGTTATGCTTGGGAGCTATGGACAGCCGTGATCGCTTGGACAATGGGCTTTGACACAATCTATGCCATGAGCGATCGCACCGACGATCTTAAGGTTGGGGTTAAGTCTAGCGCCCTCTTTTTTGGAAGATATGTAACATTTGCGATCTCCATATTTTTAGCGATCGCCCTTGGATGCTTGATTTGGTTAGGTTGGGAGATTCAACTTGGTTACGCACACTACTTTGCTTGCTTGACGGCAGGAGTAATATGGATATGGCAATGTAACAGGCTGAGCCAAACTGAAATTCCTAGCGAGTTATATCAAAAAGCCTTTGGTCAAAATGTCTGGATCGGCTTTATTATCCTTGCGGGAATGCTACCTTCAGCTTTAAGCATCGGTTAA
- a CDS encoding peroxiredoxin — protein MAAIETVPNVVFKTRVRDESVEGPNPYRWEDKTTQDLFAGKKVVVFSLPGAFTPTCSSNHLPRYEELYEEFKGLGVDAVICVSVNDAFVMFKWGKEVGAKNVFLLPDGAGEFTRKMGMLVDKSNIGFGLRSWRYSMLVNDSKIEKIFVEPGFSDNCPTDPFEVSDADTMLAYLKGSESTGVSAPRLAFVG, from the coding sequence ATGGCAGCTATCGAAACCGTACCAAACGTTGTTTTTAAAACTCGTGTACGCGATGAGTCCGTAGAAGGACCTAACCCTTATCGTTGGGAAGACAAAACTACTCAAGATCTATTTGCTGGTAAGAAAGTTGTAGTTTTCTCCCTACCCGGTGCATTCACTCCTACCTGTTCATCTAATCACTTGCCTCGTTATGAAGAACTTTACGAAGAGTTCAAGGGATTAGGTGTTGATGCAGTTATCTGTGTATCTGTTAACGATGCTTTCGTTATGTTCAAATGGGGCAAAGAAGTCGGTGCTAAGAATGTATTCTTGTTGCCCGATGGTGCTGGCGAATTTACTCGCAAGATGGGAATGCTAGTTGATAAGTCTAATATCGGCTTTGGACTTCGTTCTTGGCGCTATTCGATGTTGGTTAATGATAGTAAGATCGAAAAAATCTTCGTAGAACCTGGTTTCTCTGACAACTGTCCTACCGATCCTTTTGAAGTCTCTGATGCTGACACTATGTTGGCTTACCTCAAAGGTTCTGAGTCTACAGGCGTATCTGCACCACGTTTAGCATTTGTTGGCTAA
- a CDS encoding LuxR C-terminal-related transcriptional regulator: MHTTKLSNSSVTLLHPHPYLIVHADEGQQMIPLTNADFWTIGRGYDNSIVLTDKWVSRYHATLQIVGASKNDGFESSMKGDPKARNTNNESGSFYLVDFGSRNGSFMRGQRITFPILLKSGDRMTIGKTDIDFFSPHKREPHRPTTEHMRLFQQPTAPVSRTTLTPSEERVFWQVVQGFTNKEIGKRLQISPRTVQTHLSSIMTKLNLENRSQIVRYAFEQSYRPSGDTADNTDGSSN, translated from the coding sequence ATGCACACAACAAAGTTGTCTAATAGTTCAGTGACACTTCTACACCCACACCCCTATCTGATCGTTCATGCAGATGAGGGGCAGCAAATGATTCCACTTACAAACGCAGATTTCTGGACAATTGGGAGGGGTTACGACAACTCAATTGTACTTACAGATAAATGGGTTTCACGCTACCACGCCACATTGCAAATCGTGGGCGCGTCCAAAAATGATGGCTTTGAATCCTCTATGAAAGGAGATCCCAAGGCTCGTAATACTAACAACGAGTCTGGCAGCTTCTACCTAGTCGATTTTGGCAGCCGCAATGGTTCCTTCATGCGTGGACAAAGGATCACCTTTCCCATTTTGTTAAAAAGTGGCGATCGCATGACCATCGGCAAAACAGATATAGACTTTTTCTCGCCCCACAAACGCGAACCACATCGCCCTACTACTGAGCATATGCGCCTATTTCAGCAGCCCACGGCTCCTGTTTCTCGCACTACGCTTACCCCTTCTGAAGAGCGAGTTTTTTGGCAAGTTGTCCAAGGCTTTACTAATAAAGAAATTGGCAAACGTCTACAAATCAGTCCAAGGACGGTGCAGACTCACCTCAGCAGCATTATGACTAAGCTGAATCTGGAGAATCGTTCACAGATTGTGCGCTATGCCTTTGAGCAAAGTTATCGTCCTAGTGGTGATACCGCTGACAACACGGATGGCAGTAGTAATTAA
- a CDS encoding globin family protein, protein MMMPKIQELINQAQDRYLATDELGLMESYISSLPDRLKLYKLIRDREIDLLQAVADQVPAELPNVTDADLETGIKNLILVLRYSSMAMLLNDENFLKQRLLNWLEGIMSMRDMRRLNETLYKLLNQGLRQQFSPPQLALIQPLITAAQVTLIY, encoded by the coding sequence ATGATGATGCCGAAGATTCAAGAACTAATTAACCAAGCCCAAGATCGCTATCTTGCGACCGATGAGTTAGGGCTAATGGAAAGTTACATTAGTTCATTGCCTGATCGCCTAAAGCTGTATAAACTAATTCGCGATCGTGAAATTGACCTTTTGCAAGCTGTCGCTGACCAAGTCCCCGCCGAGTTACCAAATGTAACCGATGCAGATTTGGAAACTGGAATTAAAAATTTAATTCTTGTGTTGCGCTATAGCTCCATGGCAATGCTACTTAACGATGAAAATTTTTTAAAGCAAAGATTGCTTAATTGGTTGGAAGGGATCATGTCTATGCGTGATATGCGCCGCCTCAATGAAACTCTCTATAAATTACTAAACCAAGGATTGCGCCAACAGTTTAGCCCCCCGCAACTTGCTCTGATCCAGCCTTTGATTACTGCTGCACAAGTTACACTCATCTACTAG
- a CDS encoding PAM68 family protein has translation MSKPTTERIPFEPNNRNKKVKEAKKPQPTPPIVAKKSSVTPSSNVKRGNSLGIPDEVNRRIIRRAALFCGIPTGLGLTTFIVSYFLVSRHIVDLPTSAVVLLSMLFLGIGVVGLSYGAISASWDEGRIGSWWGSAEFKKNFGYLSEAWKAQKQIVKTNKK, from the coding sequence GTGAGTAAACCGACCACAGAACGTATTCCTTTTGAGCCAAATAATCGCAATAAGAAAGTAAAAGAGGCTAAAAAGCCTCAACCTACTCCTCCTATAGTTGCGAAAAAAAGTAGTGTCACACCCTCATCAAATGTCAAACGTGGTAATTCTCTAGGCATACCTGATGAGGTGAATCGTCGCATAATTCGACGCGCCGCTCTGTTCTGTGGTATTCCCACAGGCTTGGGGCTAACAACATTTATTGTTAGTTACTTTCTTGTGAGCAGACACATAGTAGATTTACCAACTTCAGCAGTTGTTTTACTCAGTATGTTGTTTCTAGGAATTGGAGTTGTGGGACTCAGCTACGGAGCTATCTCTGCGTCTTGGGATGAAGGACGGATTGGTAGTTGGTGGGGCAGCGCAGAATTCAAGAAAAATTTTGGCTACTTATCTGAAGCTTGGAAAGCCCAGAAACAAATAGTCAAAACCAATAAAAAATAA
- a CDS encoding Fur family transcriptional regulator encodes MQKQADRVVQILKSKGLRVTPQRFAVYANLLDRQDHPTAEQILSDLNQNAPTSSQATVYLSLQTLRDAGLVREVLLEQGVCRYDANVEPHHHFRCSCCGEIEDIAWNAFEGLGFKQIRTGLKVNSYEVTVSGICDRCQD; translated from the coding sequence ATGCAGAAACAAGCGGATCGGGTTGTCCAAATCTTAAAATCCAAAGGGTTGCGGGTCACGCCCCAGCGTTTTGCTGTTTATGCAAATTTACTCGATCGCCAAGATCATCCAACCGCAGAGCAAATTTTGAGTGATCTCAATCAAAATGCACCTACTTCTTCTCAAGCAACAGTTTATCTCTCGCTTCAGACCCTACGTGATGCGGGCTTAGTACGTGAGGTATTACTAGAGCAGGGGGTTTGTCGTTATGATGCCAATGTGGAGCCTCATCACCACTTTCGTTGTAGCTGTTGTGGTGAAATCGAGGACATTGCTTGGAATGCCTTTGAAGGATTAGGTTTTAAGCAAATCCGCACAGGTTTAAAAGTCAATAGCTATGAAGTCACTGTCAGTGGTATTTGCGATCGCTGCCAAGACTAA
- a CDS encoding LysR family transcriptional regulator yields the protein MIDIPFTLDQLRILKAIAAEGSFKRAADSLYVSQPAVSLQVQHLERQLDVPLFDRGGRRAQLTEAGQLLLSYGDRILSLCQETCRAIDDLQNLNGGTLIIGASQTTGTYLMPQMIGLFRKKYPEVSVQLHVHSTRRTAWSVANGQVDLAIIGGEIPADLLDSLEITPYAEDELALILPTSHPLAQVGALPIEELYKLQFITLDSQSTIRKAIDRVLLDSSVDPRQLTIAMELNSIEAIKNAVQAGLGAAFLSVTAIEKELQMGALQQVRIDGVVIKRMLLQIRNPNRYRSKATEAFCNEVLPIFREKTH from the coding sequence ATGATCGACATACCGTTCACCCTAGACCAATTACGCATTCTCAAGGCGATCGCCGCTGAGGGTAGCTTCAAACGCGCCGCCGATAGTCTTTATGTGTCCCAACCCGCCGTTAGTTTGCAAGTGCAGCACCTAGAGCGACAGCTAGATGTGCCTTTATTTGATCGCGGAGGCAGAAGAGCACAGTTGACAGAGGCAGGGCAGTTATTACTTTCCTATGGCGATCGCATTTTAAGCCTTTGCCAAGAAACTTGTCGCGCCATTGATGATTTACAAAATTTAAATGGTGGGACTCTAATTATAGGTGCTAGTCAAACTACTGGAACTTACCTAATGCCGCAAATGATCGGCTTATTTCGCAAGAAATATCCAGAAGTCTCGGTTCAACTCCATGTTCATTCTACAAGGCGAACGGCTTGGAGTGTTGCCAATGGACAGGTGGATTTGGCGATTATTGGCGGTGAAATTCCTGCGGATTTACTAGACTCTTTAGAGATTACACCCTATGCCGAAGATGAACTAGCGCTAATTCTACCAACTTCTCATCCCCTTGCTCAGGTGGGAGCCTTGCCAATCGAGGAATTGTATAAGTTACAATTCATTACCCTTGATTCTCAATCAACGATCCGCAAAGCGATTGATCGGGTACTACTTGATAGTAGTGTTGATCCACGTCAGTTAACGATCGCCATGGAGTTAAATTCGATTGAGGCGATTAAAAATGCGGTACAGGCTGGTTTAGGGGCTGCGTTTTTGTCGGTAACGGCGATCGAAAAAGAGTTGCAAATGGGTGCTTTGCAGCAAGTCCGTATTGATGGAGTAGTAATCAAGCGCATGTTATTACAAATTCGTAATCCTAATCGTTATCGGTCAAAGGCGACGGAAGCGTTTTGTAATGAAGTCTTGCCAATATTTCGGGAAAAGACTCATTAG
- a CDS encoding V4R domain-containing protein: protein MISVADLIKENRIPSNFFDYNSYVKGDLEIGLLENRRGDRLIAVPETLISSLYAGLAKETGQASRLVLFNCGKWWGKNFYTRFTESLEEYYSLSLAEMDMITFIQSLKECWQTHGWGKFEFDPQYQAQGFILINTYNSPYVRAITGNTLPTGYLEAGILTSFFTRLTGRELLAVQTTCESLGATGNTYIIGLPERLQIVDSFLAEGLTHETILQRVLK, encoded by the coding sequence ATGATTTCTGTCGCCGATCTCATCAAGGAAAATCGCATCCCTTCTAACTTTTTTGACTATAACTCCTACGTCAAAGGGGATCTAGAAATTGGGCTGCTAGAAAATCGACGTGGCGATCGCTTGATAGCAGTTCCTGAAACATTAATCTCGTCGCTTTATGCGGGGCTAGCCAAAGAAACTGGTCAAGCATCAAGATTGGTTCTATTTAACTGTGGCAAGTGGTGGGGAAAAAACTTCTATACCCGCTTTACCGAGTCGCTTGAAGAATATTATTCACTGTCACTTGCCGAAATGGATATGATTACCTTTATTCAAAGTTTAAAGGAATGTTGGCAAACCCATGGCTGGGGCAAATTTGAATTCGACCCTCAATATCAAGCCCAAGGTTTTATTCTAATTAATACCTACAACTCTCCATATGTGCGAGCCATCACTGGCAACACATTACCAACAGGCTATTTAGAGGCGGGGATTCTCACTTCATTCTTTACACGCCTAACAGGTCGTGAATTATTAGCAGTCCAAACAACCTGCGAGTCGTTAGGTGCTACTGGTAATACCTATATCATTGGCTTACCCGAAAGGCTCCAAATCGTTGATTCATTTCTTGCCGAAGGTTTAACCCACGAGACAATTTTGCAGCGAGTACTTAAATAA
- the hisC gene encoding histidinol-phosphate transaminase, translating to MSYFRPAIDAMTGYVPGEQPKSGLKVIKLNTNENPYPPSPKAIAALQNIDGDSLRRYPDPFAHEFCQAVSDALGVPTDWVIVGNGSDDVLNILIRACAESGDRKVVYPMPTYVLYRTLAAMQPSETVEIPYGDNFQLPIDELVAANGAVTFIASPNSPSGHIVPLDDLRQLAKRVSGIVAIDEAYVDFAEYSALPLVQEFENVIVLRTLSKGYSLAGLRLGFGIANPKLLSGLFKVKDSYNIDAVAIAVGTAAMRDQESKNTNAEKVKISRTKLTLALKNLDYTVLESHGNFVLATTPKGNAEEIYLKLKESGILVRYFNQTGLADKLRITVGTDEQNQALIDLLSIL from the coding sequence ATGAGCTACTTCCGCCCCGCTATTGACGCAATGACTGGCTATGTTCCTGGGGAACAACCTAAGTCGGGTCTCAAAGTTATTAAACTCAATACTAACGAGAATCCCTACCCTCCATCGCCTAAGGCGATCGCGGCTTTGCAAAATATTGATGGTGATTCTTTGCGGCGCTATCCTGACCCTTTCGCCCATGAGTTTTGTCAGGCGGTAAGTGATGCTCTGGGTGTGCCTACGGATTGGGTAATTGTGGGCAATGGCAGTGATGATGTTTTAAATATTTTGATCAGGGCTTGCGCGGAAAGTGGCGATCGCAAGGTGGTTTATCCAATGCCGACCTATGTGCTTTATCGCACCCTAGCAGCAATGCAGCCATCAGAGACGGTAGAAATCCCCTATGGTGACAATTTTCAGTTGCCCATTGATGAACTTGTTGCCGCCAATGGTGCTGTAACTTTTATTGCTTCACCCAATAGTCCGTCAGGACATATCGTACCTCTCGATGATTTACGTCAATTGGCAAAAAGAGTTTCAGGTATTGTGGCGATCGATGAGGCATATGTCGATTTTGCAGAATACTCGGCTTTGCCTTTGGTTCAAGAATTTGAAAATGTAATCGTATTACGCACTTTATCCAAAGGTTATTCTTTAGCAGGGTTGCGTCTAGGCTTTGGTATTGCCAATCCCAAGCTACTATCAGGGCTATTTAAGGTTAAGGATAGCTATAACATTGATGCCGTAGCGATCGCTGTAGGGACTGCGGCGATGCGCGATCAAGAATCCAAAAATACGAATGCTGAAAAAGTCAAAATCTCACGGACTAAACTTACTTTAGCTCTCAAAAACCTTGACTATACAGTGCTAGAGTCACACGGTAATTTTGTGCTTGCAACTACCCCAAAGGGTAATGCTGAAGAGATTTATTTAAAACTCAAAGAATCTGGCATTTTAGTCCGCTATTTCAATCAAACAGGGCTAGCTGATAAGCTACGCATTACAGTTGGCACTGACGAACAAAATCAAGCTCTAATTGATCTGTTATCCATTCTTTAG
- a CDS encoding AAA family ATPase: protein MTQLNIKNLGQIKSANIDFGDLTLFVGSQATGKSILLQLIKLLVDGENIGETLMKHGYHWEEDVSNFNELYFGQGMRNLWSANTEVIIDDEEIYLDTILPYVELSDELAEHEYLGDPEKIFFIPAQRVLTIEKGWPRAFTSFEIGDPYVVCKFSEHLRLLMQQGFMNKDKDNAIFPQIGRLRKEISDALDASIFHGAKVELNTVEMRKRIQINVNGNLLPFMAWSAGQREFMPLLLGLYWLMPVAEDSKKSDIDWVVIEEPEMGLHPRAILSVILVCLELLHRGYRLLISTHSPVLLEAVWAIRNLQNNNSDVKYLYQLFDLKPSPSITELFENILKNKKFSTYYFDQKEDGVEVRDISSLDPFDEDLSTADWGGLTGFSSRASEVVSQAIQDTL, encoded by the coding sequence ATGACACAGCTTAATATTAAAAATTTAGGTCAAATCAAAAGTGCAAATATAGATTTTGGAGATCTAACTCTTTTTGTCGGGTCTCAAGCTACTGGCAAGAGTATATTATTGCAACTCATAAAGTTGTTAGTTGATGGCGAGAATATTGGAGAAACTCTTATGAAACATGGATATCATTGGGAAGAAGATGTATCCAATTTCAATGAGCTTTACTTCGGTCAAGGAATGCGTAATCTGTGGAGCGCTAATACAGAGGTAATTATTGATGATGAAGAAATATATCTAGATACTATATTGCCTTATGTAGAACTATCAGATGAGTTAGCAGAACATGAGTATTTAGGTGATCCTGAAAAAATATTTTTTATACCTGCTCAACGAGTTCTAACTATTGAGAAAGGATGGCCACGAGCATTTACTAGTTTTGAAATTGGAGATCCCTACGTTGTTTGTAAATTTAGTGAACATCTTCGTTTACTAATGCAACAAGGGTTTATGAATAAAGATAAAGACAATGCTATTTTTCCTCAAATAGGAAGACTCAGGAAAGAGATAAGTGATGCTCTTGATGCCAGTATTTTTCACGGTGCTAAAGTTGAATTAAATACAGTTGAAATGCGGAAACGTATTCAAATTAATGTTAATGGTAATTTGTTGCCATTTATGGCTTGGTCGGCTGGTCAAAGGGAGTTTATGCCTTTACTTTTAGGACTTTATTGGCTAATGCCTGTAGCAGAAGATTCTAAGAAATCAGATATCGACTGGGTAGTTATTGAAGAACCAGAAATGGGTTTACATCCCCGTGCAATTTTATCAGTTATTTTAGTTTGTTTAGAACTCTTACACCGAGGCTACCGTTTACTTATTTCTACACATTCACCCGTTCTTTTAGAAGCAGTTTGGGCAATTCGTAACTTACAAAATAACAATTCTGATGTTAAATATCTCTATCAGCTTTTTGATTTGAAACCATCACCATCTATTACTGAACTTTTTGAAAATATCCTCAAAAACAAGAAATTTTCCACCTATTATTTCGACCAAAAAGAAGATGGTGTTGAGGTGCGTGATATTTCATCATTAGATCCATTTGATGAAGACTTGTCAACGGCTGATTGGGGTGGTTTAACTGGTTTTAGTAGTAGAGCATCTGAAGTTGTTTCTCAAGCAATTCAAGACACACTTTAA
- the rpsO gene encoding 30S ribosomal protein S15, with amino-acid sequence MALLQERKLEIFSEYQKHPTDTGSSDVQVALLTERVTQLTTHLKLHPKDFSSRRSLLKIIGQRKRLLAYVRSQDRAHYKQLIQSLGVRG; translated from the coding sequence ATGGCACTTTTGCAAGAACGCAAACTAGAAATCTTCTCCGAATATCAAAAGCACCCTACAGACACTGGCTCCTCAGATGTTCAAGTTGCATTATTGACCGAGCGCGTCACCCAGTTGACTACCCACCTCAAGCTACACCCTAAAGATTTTTCATCTCGCCGTAGTTTGCTCAAGATCATTGGTCAACGTAAGCGTTTACTCGCCTATGTTCGTAGTCAAGATCGCGCTCATTACAAACAGCTAATCCAAAGCCTAGGTGTAAGAGGCTAG
- a CDS encoding 2Fe-2S iron-sulfur cluster-binding protein — translation MAKRVRIEPIAQVADIATNGALLSGLMGDELSILKECGGRGMCATCHVYIQDGMSSLSPMGKREQRTLEVITTCKPNSRLACQAKVMGEGIVVELPVGMYVQSIQDIEALIGRRCEKPLLSPITGQTLVEVGQLITRSVVRQLENTNFSVGEQLANTKRADVFE, via the coding sequence ATGGCTAAGCGTGTAAGGATTGAGCCTATTGCCCAAGTAGCAGATATTGCAACGAATGGTGCATTATTGTCTGGCTTAATGGGAGACGAGCTAAGTATTTTAAAAGAATGTGGTGGTCGTGGCATGTGTGCGACCTGCCATGTTTACATCCAAGATGGCATGTCTTCGCTTAGCCCTATGGGTAAACGAGAGCAGCGCACCTTAGAGGTTATTACTACTTGCAAACCTAACTCTAGACTTGCTTGTCAAGCCAAAGTTATGGGCGAGGGCATTGTCGTTGAACTACCAGTCGGTATGTATGTTCAATCAATTCAAGATATCGAAGCTTTAATTGGACGACGTTGCGAAAAACCATTGCTTAGCCCGATTACTGGTCAGACATTAGTTGAAGTTGGACAATTAATTACGCGATCAGTTGTTCGTCAACTAGAAAATACCAATTTCAGTGTGGGTGAACAATTGGCAAACACGAAAAGAGCCGATGTCTTTGAGTAG
- a CDS encoding AI-2E family transporter — MSEAIFLLGLSFLLVVVCLTILLLTAIPAFQELAKAANSIIRLADTLTRELPATLEAIRMTGLELSELSDELNQGAKSAGEAVKQVNDGIKGVRQGASNATIATRSAFAGFKAGLQSLGRPRRKKRSPSELYQENLRSGNLPSEELDESEDLPNQEQRVTPDEMRSEGFMGDLTSEED; from the coding sequence ATGTCAGAAGCGATCTTTCTGCTGGGTTTGTCATTTTTATTAGTAGTCGTTTGTCTGACGATTCTTTTGCTGACAGCTATTCCTGCTTTTCAGGAATTGGCAAAAGCAGCCAATAGCATTATTCGTTTGGCGGATACCTTAACGCGGGAGTTGCCTGCAACACTTGAAGCAATTAGGATGACAGGACTAGAATTAAGCGAGCTAAGTGATGAACTCAATCAAGGGGCAAAAAGTGCTGGTGAGGCAGTCAAGCAAGTAAATGATGGAATTAAAGGAGTACGTCAAGGTGCTTCTAATGCGACCATCGCTACCAGAAGTGCATTTGCTGGCTTTAAAGCTGGGTTGCAATCCCTTGGTCGTCCCCGCCGCAAAAAGCGATCGCCTTCAGAGTTGTATCAAGAAAATTTACGCTCTGGTAATTTACCGTCTGAAGAGTTAGATGAAAGTGAAGATCTACCTAACCAAGAACAGCGAGTTACGCCTGATGAAATGAGATCTGAGGGTTTTATGGGAGATTTGACATCAGAAGAAGACTAA
- a CDS encoding V4R domain-containing protein yields the protein MTVAVDRPNSATRAKRKNNHYSLQDFFQPDLEKGIIEDWNGSRNILTSEDFIIGLQEGLEDEVGEASAAVMYSIGCEWGLQDALFFTKWFERDFGRSIRQTNLPFLLETWWWPFTSQGWGRWQVDMSDRKQGFMFISVFDSAVARSLGDVGKPVCHLYAGLFSGFFTHLVNKELECIEIQCYSMGENYCKFLLGGKNRIDAASFWLNEGATTRDIEGRLRNGEFLK from the coding sequence ATGACTGTTGCTGTAGACCGTCCAAATAGCGCAACCAGAGCGAAAAGAAAAAATAATCACTATAGTCTGCAAGATTTTTTTCAACCTGACCTTGAGAAGGGCATCATCGAAGACTGGAATGGCTCTCGAAATATTCTTACCAGCGAAGATTTTATCATTGGGCTACAGGAAGGATTGGAAGATGAAGTGGGAGAAGCTTCGGCTGCTGTCATGTATTCGATCGGTTGCGAATGGGGGTTGCAAGATGCATTGTTTTTTACAAAATGGTTTGAACGTGATTTTGGTCGGAGTATTCGTCAAACTAATTTGCCTTTCTTGCTAGAAACTTGGTGGTGGCCCTTTACATCACAGGGTTGGGGGCGCTGGCAAGTAGATATGAGCGATCGCAAACAAGGCTTTATGTTCATTAGTGTGTTTGACTCGGCGGTGGCTCGTAGCCTTGGCGATGTTGGCAAACCTGTTTGTCACCTATATGCAGGTTTGTTTTCAGGTTTCTTTACGCACTTAGTTAATAAAGAGCTAGAGTGCATTGAGATTCAATGCTATTCGATGGGCGAAAATTACTGTAAATTCCTGCTCGGCGGCAAAAATCGCATTGATGCAGCTTCTTTCTGGCTGAATGAAGGGGCGACGACTCGTGACATCGAAGGACGTTTGCGAAATGGAGAGTTCCTGAAATGA